In Drosophila subpulchrella strain 33 F10 #4 breed RU33 chromosome 3R, RU_Dsub_v1.1 Primary Assembly, whole genome shotgun sequence, the following are encoded in one genomic region:
- the LOC119563035 gene encoding inhibitor of growth protein 2 has product MINPIASESEAINSATYVDNYIDSVENLPDDVQRQLSRIRDIDVQYRGLIRDVDHYYDLYLSLQNSPDAGRRSRSISRMHQSLIQAQELGDEKMQIVNHMQEIIDGKLRQLDTDQQNLDLKEERDRYASLLEDGQPSKLQRLQSPMREQGNQAGTGNGGLNGNGLLTAKDHYALGGYAGGVVPGSSAMPSGNGGSSTPNSERSSHVSNGGNSGSNGNVSGSGGGGAGGDLQRTGSKRSRRRNESLVNNGSSLEMGGNESNSANEASGSGGGSGERKSSLGGVSGAGQGRKASLQAASGGLASGSAATSSGAAGGGGASGSGAGVVGAGNNSGKKKKRKVRGSGASNANTSTREETPPAETIDPDEPTYCVCNQISFGEMILCDNDLCPIEWFHFSCVSLVLKPKGKWFCPNCRGDRPNVMKPKAQFLKELERYNKEKEEKT; this is encoded by the exons ATGATAAACCCCATTGCATCCGAGTCGGAGGCCATCAACTCGGCCACCTATGTGGACAACTACATCGATTCCGTGGAGAATCTGCCCGACGACGTGCAGCGCCAGTTGTCCCGCATCCGCGACATAGACGTCCAGTACAGAG GGCTCATTCGCGACGTGGACCACTACTACGACCTGTATCTGTCCCTGCAGAACTCCCCGGATGCCGGGCGACGCTCGCGAAGCATCTCGCGGATGCACCAGAGTCTCATCCAGGCGCAAGAACTAGGCGATGAAAAGATGCAGATTGTCAACCACATGCAGGAAATAATCGACGGCAAGCTGCGCCAGCTGGACACGGACCAGCAGAACCTGGACCTGAAGGAGGAGCGCGATCGGTATGCCTCGCTGCTGGAGGATGGTCAGCCCTCGAAGCTGCAGCGCCTGCAGAGCCCCATGCGTGAGCAGGGCAACCAGGCGGGCACCGGCAACGGTGGCCTGAACGGGAATGGCCTGCTCACGGCCAAGGATCACTATGCCCTGGGCGGCTATGCAGGTGGTGTTGTGCCCGGTTCCAGTGCCATGCCCTCCGGCAACGGCGGCAGCTCAACGCCCAACTCGGAGCGCTCCAGCCATGTCAGCAACGGAGGCAACAGCGGCTCCAATGGCAACGTCAGTGGCAGCGGAGGAGGCGGCGCTGGCGGAGATCTACAGCGCACTGGCAGCAAGCGCTCAAGGAGGCGAAACGAGAGCCTGGTCAACAATGGCAGCTCTCTGGAGATGGGCGGCAACGAGTCGAACTCGGCCAATGAGGCCAGTGGCAGCGGTGGAGGCAGTGGAGAGCGCAAATCATCGCTGGGCGGAGTCAGTGGAGCGGGGCAGGGACGCAAGGCCAGTCTGCAGGCGGCGTCCGGAGGTTTGGCCAGTGGTTCTGCGGCTACAAGCAGTGGAGCTGCCGGAGGAGGCGGTGCTAGCGGCAGTGGAGCAGGCGTAGTCGGTGCTGGCAACAATTCCGGCAAGAAAAAGAAGCGCAAGGTACGCGGCTCGGGGGCTTCAAATGCCAATACCAGCACGCGTGAGGAGACGCCGCCGGCGGAGACAATCGATCCGGACGAGCCGACCTACTGTGTCTGCAACCAG ATCTCCTTTGGCGAGATGATCCTGTGCGACAACGACCTGTGCCCCATCGAGTGGTTCCACTTCTCGTGCGTCTCCCTGGTGCTGAAGCCGAAGGGCAAGTGGTTCTGCCCCAACTGCCGCGGAGATCGGCCCAACGTGATGAAGCCCAAGGCGCAGTTCCTCAAGGAACTGGAGCGCTACAACAAGGAGAAGGAGGAGAAGACCTAG
- the LOC119556456 gene encoding zinc finger protein 157 isoform X1, producing the protein MMSSQTAGDSKWVNHPDNKEHVERGPKERSPKQVNKKLIDLLMADAEDSDAHSTSNSTLIAALTPDSAFFDGLSEEESTELQEGDPPLERKCRTCFQVVTSDEDVKDLYDRDNIALLYHIEVTTGVWIETGEKGRPHHICATCQETLQKSVDFRDKCIQIDKKFKQATKQNSEDEIESELENVLYEESVQQASEVPGTGFNYPELGSDSECVLDEKDIPLDLDSIEFSSGEEDEETNFLLKKGRPRRKSKRACNEIVSIKKCETKEEIGKVDPGAEVYKVVLSECNRKDETKKMNSLPLPRPVQQRVSLEEKKRRRRERVRAKPFSHVCDQCGHSFRQRGQLRMHLLRHNSAKNFDCPECPKKFYDAYTRNIHLRARHKGENPFPCNHCNSSFSNASSRHRHEREVHGVGSRIFTRPKSKPDGSDRHYCTQCTKSYCTKNALSLHMNSHNGTRPFKCSVCQQGFTDPSAKRRHEARHDKFPFHCDICSKGFLLRSQLTNHYDVHTADRPHWCEFCDVHYRHRYKLNQHYKSSMHKNNVLKAQEEEYNGLQQTLKDFLNF; encoded by the exons ATGATGTCGTCCCAGACGGCCGGTGATTCAAAATGG GTGAACCACCCAGACAACAAGGAACATGTGGAGAGGGGACCAAAAGAGCGATCCCCGAAGCAAGTAAACAAAAAGCTGATAGACCTGCTCATGGCAGATGCGGAAGATAGTGACGCCCACAGCACTTCCAACTCCACTCTCATTGCTGCCCTTACGCCAGACAGCGCTTTCTTTGATGGCTTATCGGAAGAGGAAAGCACTGAGCTCCAGGAAGGTGATCCCCCACTAGAAAGAAAATGCCGCACCTGCTTTCAAGTCGTAACCTCGGATGAAGATGTCAAGGATCTCTATGATAGGGACAACATTGCGCTCCTTTACCACATTGAAGTTACCACCGGAGTGTGG ATAGAAACAGGAGAAAAGGGACGACCGCATCACATATGTGCTACATGCCAAGAAACTCTGCAGAAGTCGGTAGATTTCCGAGATAAATGCATTCAGATCGATAAAAAGTTCAAGCAAGCCACAAAGCAAAATTCTGAGGATGAAATTGAATCCGAACTGGAAAATGTTCTTTACGAAGAGTCCGTCCAGCAGGCGAGTGAAGTGCCAGGAACAGGGTTTAATTACCCAGAACTTGGATCGGATAGTGAGTGTGTCCTAGATGAGAAGGACATACCACTAGATCTGGATTCAATTGAATTCTCATCTGGGGAAGAAGACGAAGAAACCAATTTCCTATTGAAAAAAGGAAGACCACGGAGGAAGTCAAAACGTGCTTGTAATGAGATTGTAAGCATTAAGAAATGTGAGACCAAAGAGGAGATTGGCAAAGTCGATCCTGGAGCAGAGGTCTACAAGGTTGTGCTAAGTGAATGCAATCGGAAGGATGAAACCAAGAAGATGAATTCTCTACCATTGCCAAGGCCTGTCCAACAAAGAGTGAGCTTGGAGGAGAAAAAACGGAGAAGACGTGAAAGGGTTCGGGCAAAACCATTTAGCCATGTCTGCGATCAGTGCGGCCACTCCTTCCGCCAACGGGGCCAGCTGCGGATGCACTTGCTCCGTCACAATAGCGCCAAAAACTTTGATTGTCCCGAGTGCCCGAAGAAGTTCTATGACGCCTATACGCGCAACATTCACCTAAGAGCCCGTCACAAGGGCGAAAATCCTTTTCCTTGCAACCATTGCAACTCGTCGTTTTCAAACGCGAGCAGTCGTCATAGGCACGAGAG AGAAGTTCACGGAGTTGGATCACGGATTTTCACACGGCCAAAATCAAAGCCAGATGGCTCTGATCGACATTATTGTACCCAATGCACAAAGAGTTACTGCACAAAAAACGCTCTAAGTTTACATATGAACTCACACAATGGTACCAGGCCCTTTAAGTGCTCGGTTTGCCAACAGGGATTTACGGACCCATCTGCCAAAAGGCGACATGAAGCCAGACACGATAAGTTTCCCTTTCACTGTGATATATGCTCCAAGGGATTCCTTCTGCGCTCCCAACTTACCAATCATTATGATGTACACACTGCGGATCGCCCTCATTG GTGCGAGTTCTGCGATGTTCACTATCGTCATAGGTATAAGTTAAACCAACACTACAAAAGTAGTATGCACAAGAATAATGTGCTTAAAGCTCAGGAAGAGGAATATAATGGACTGCAACAAACtcttaaagattttttaaatttctaa
- the LOC119556456 gene encoding zinc finger protein 37 isoform X2, whose translation MMSSQTAGDSKWVNHPDNKEHVERGPKERSPKQVNKKLIDLLMADAEDSDAHSTSNSTLIAALTPDSAFFDGLSEEESTELQEGDPPLERKCRTCFQVVTSDEDVKDLYDRDNIALLYHIEVTTGVWIETGEKGRPHHICATCQETLQKSVDFRDKCIQIDKKFKQATKQNSEDEIESELENVLYEESVQQASEVPGTGFNYPELGSDSECVLDEKDIPLDLDSIEFSSGEEDEETNFLLKKGRPRRKSKRACNEIVSIKKCETKEEIGKVDPGAEVYKVVLSECNRKDETKKMNSLPLPRPVQQRVSLEEKKRRRRERVRAKPFSHVCDQCGHSFRQRGQLRMHLLRHNSAKNFDCPECPKKFYDAYTRNIHLRARHKGENPFPCNHCNSSFSNASSRHRHESSRSWITDFHTAKIKARWL comes from the exons ATGATGTCGTCCCAGACGGCCGGTGATTCAAAATGG GTGAACCACCCAGACAACAAGGAACATGTGGAGAGGGGACCAAAAGAGCGATCCCCGAAGCAAGTAAACAAAAAGCTGATAGACCTGCTCATGGCAGATGCGGAAGATAGTGACGCCCACAGCACTTCCAACTCCACTCTCATTGCTGCCCTTACGCCAGACAGCGCTTTCTTTGATGGCTTATCGGAAGAGGAAAGCACTGAGCTCCAGGAAGGTGATCCCCCACTAGAAAGAAAATGCCGCACCTGCTTTCAAGTCGTAACCTCGGATGAAGATGTCAAGGATCTCTATGATAGGGACAACATTGCGCTCCTTTACCACATTGAAGTTACCACCGGAGTGTGG ATAGAAACAGGAGAAAAGGGACGACCGCATCACATATGTGCTACATGCCAAGAAACTCTGCAGAAGTCGGTAGATTTCCGAGATAAATGCATTCAGATCGATAAAAAGTTCAAGCAAGCCACAAAGCAAAATTCTGAGGATGAAATTGAATCCGAACTGGAAAATGTTCTTTACGAAGAGTCCGTCCAGCAGGCGAGTGAAGTGCCAGGAACAGGGTTTAATTACCCAGAACTTGGATCGGATAGTGAGTGTGTCCTAGATGAGAAGGACATACCACTAGATCTGGATTCAATTGAATTCTCATCTGGGGAAGAAGACGAAGAAACCAATTTCCTATTGAAAAAAGGAAGACCACGGAGGAAGTCAAAACGTGCTTGTAATGAGATTGTAAGCATTAAGAAATGTGAGACCAAAGAGGAGATTGGCAAAGTCGATCCTGGAGCAGAGGTCTACAAGGTTGTGCTAAGTGAATGCAATCGGAAGGATGAAACCAAGAAGATGAATTCTCTACCATTGCCAAGGCCTGTCCAACAAAGAGTGAGCTTGGAGGAGAAAAAACGGAGAAGACGTGAAAGGGTTCGGGCAAAACCATTTAGCCATGTCTGCGATCAGTGCGGCCACTCCTTCCGCCAACGGGGCCAGCTGCGGATGCACTTGCTCCGTCACAATAGCGCCAAAAACTTTGATTGTCCCGAGTGCCCGAAGAAGTTCTATGACGCCTATACGCGCAACATTCACCTAAGAGCCCGTCACAAGGGCGAAAATCCTTTTCCTTGCAACCATTGCAACTCGTCGTTTTCAAACGCGAGCAGTCGTCATAGGCACGAGAG TTCACGGAGTTGGATCACGGATTTTCACACGGCCAAAATCAAAGCCAGATGGCTCTGA